A window from gamma proteobacterium SS-5 encodes these proteins:
- a CDS encoding transporter substrate-binding domain-containing protein: MKPYVAYRQLRGVQWLLWQSLRLIGLALLSLTLWPGLVLAEGLARGLEPVSIQLKWRHQFQFAGYYAALEKGFYAEEGLQVRLLERHPEYNAADSVTRGEAEYGTSNIGLLLARQQGKPVVLLAQIFQHSPLVLLTLQESGIQTPFDLRGKRVMFEAQGFEDAPLQVMLHSTLGSLDAFTQLPTNFRNDALLDQGVDAMAAYLTDQPFWYAQRDIPIRILDPRDYGIDHYGDNLFTTEAEIRNHPQRVAKVRRASLRGWRYALQHPKEIIDLILAKYNSQGLTRPQLQNEARQTARMILPEHVQLGHYEPSRFIKIAQSYAQAGLTPRLDIDPAMFYTHYLNDAWLSAGDRAYLAGLPPLRIPLRHDQPPISFIENSRPRGYSVDLMQHLAQMLGLKVQWVQGLGYAQALHALQQDELDLISDYTHVEQRDFVLPTQPTLSSAFVAVGRADSPAVTGLDDLKGKRLAVVKGFRQTHLLQSQYPDLQLLQLADIEAGYRALRAGQADYYIDNAIHAGYFLRANLITDLKIAGALPSEQLQDLQFSLGVSSRLPRLHLLLNRALDQLDNETRLALREKWMLDSHQRELQLTAKERLWLANHPVIRLASDADWLPFEAIDAKGRHIGIAADFMRLLEQRLGVRFISSPKRPWEQITRLLQQRQLDLFSAAMATEPRRAYARFTQPYISTPTVIITREGSGYIDGLIGLRGLRVAVERGYATHDLLRDHRELQLQPHADTHSALMAVLEGRADAYVANLAAASHALRRHGITNLKVSGQLPYRFELALGVRSDWPELVPILQKGLDSISEEERNAILKRWISLQAEPPLDMRLALYLLAGIGLLIGLILYWNHALRVKVRQRTAQLQQELAERQVAEEQVFHQAHYDALTDLPNRFLSLDRLQHMLSEAQREAAKVAVLFLDLDDFKKINDSLGHHLGDRVLVESAQRLRQAVRRGDSVGRLGGDEFIILLGRIIDDDHVSVISEGILASLRESFLLDEREFVLTTCIGIALYPQDGDVPLELLRNAETAMYHAKQQGHNSYAYYTEEMNRGVARRLQLEEQMHGALPRGEFCVNYQAQIDVVSRQVVGFEALLRWHNPLLGDVFPDEFIPIAEQTGLILPIGEFVLNQALLDLKQMQIAADHPLGMAINLSPRQFRDPLLLDKIEQAIATAGVNREQVELEITEGVLMSGHKQVGQALEALSRSGVRIAMDDFGTGYSSLSYLRRYPFHTLKIDREFVFDMIEDEADRELVNATIAMAQALGLKVVGEGVETEQHLALLAQQGCDYAQGYLFGKPAPLKDVQL, from the coding sequence ATGAAGCCTTATGTTGCATATCGGCAACTGCGCGGGGTCCAATGGCTCCTTTGGCAGTCACTGCGGCTTATCGGCCTGGCCCTGCTGAGCCTGACGCTCTGGCCCGGTCTGGTACTGGCCGAGGGGCTGGCTCGGGGGCTGGAGCCGGTCAGCATCCAGCTGAAATGGCGCCATCAGTTCCAGTTTGCCGGTTACTACGCTGCCCTGGAGAAGGGCTTCTATGCCGAGGAAGGCCTGCAGGTACGCCTACTGGAGCGCCATCCCGAGTACAACGCCGCCGACAGCGTGACCCGGGGCGAGGCCGAGTACGGTACCTCCAACATCGGCCTGTTGCTGGCCCGCCAGCAGGGCAAACCCGTGGTGCTGCTGGCGCAGATCTTCCAGCATTCGCCGTTGGTGCTGCTGACCCTGCAGGAGTCCGGCATTCAGACCCCCTTCGATCTGCGTGGCAAGCGCGTCATGTTCGAGGCCCAGGGCTTCGAGGACGCCCCCTTGCAGGTCATGCTGCACTCTACTCTGGGCAGTTTGGATGCCTTCACCCAGCTGCCCACCAACTTCCGTAACGACGCCCTGCTGGATCAGGGGGTGGACGCCATGGCCGCCTATCTCACCGACCAGCCCTTCTGGTACGCCCAGCGCGATATACCGATCCGCATCCTCGACCCCAGGGACTACGGCATCGACCACTACGGCGATAACCTGTTCACCACCGAGGCGGAGATCCGCAACCACCCGCAGCGGGTGGCCAAGGTCCGCCGCGCCAGCCTCAGGGGCTGGCGCTATGCCCTGCAGCACCCGAAGGAGATCATCGACCTGATCCTGGCCAAGTACAACAGCCAGGGCCTGACCCGGCCGCAGCTGCAGAACGAGGCCCGGCAGACCGCCCGCATGATCCTGCCCGAGCACGTGCAGCTGGGCCATTACGAGCCGAGCCGCTTCATCAAGATCGCCCAGTCCTACGCCCAGGCCGGCCTGACCCCGAGGCTCGACATCGACCCGGCCATGTTCTACACGCACTATCTGAACGATGCCTGGCTCAGCGCCGGGGACAGGGCCTACCTGGCCGGGCTACCGCCGCTGCGCATCCCCCTGCGCCACGACCAGCCGCCGATCAGCTTCATCGAAAACAGCCGACCCCGGGGTTACAGCGTCGATCTGATGCAGCACCTGGCGCAGATGCTCGGCCTGAAGGTCCAATGGGTGCAGGGGCTGGGTTACGCCCAGGCCCTGCACGCCCTGCAACAGGACGAGCTGGACCTGATCAGCGACTACACCCATGTCGAACAACGCGACTTCGTCCTGCCCACCCAGCCCACCCTGAGCAGCGCCTTTGTCGCCGTGGGCCGTGCCGACAGCCCTGCCGTGACCGGGCTGGACGATCTCAAGGGCAAGCGTCTGGCGGTGGTCAAGGGCTTTCGCCAGACCCATCTGTTGCAGAGTCAGTACCCCGACCTGCAACTGCTGCAACTGGCCGACATCGAGGCCGGTTACCGTGCCCTGCGTGCCGGTCAGGCCGACTATTACATCGACAACGCCATCCACGCCGGCTACTTCCTGCGCGCCAACCTGATCACCGATCTGAAGATCGCCGGTGCCCTGCCCAGTGAGCAGTTACAGGATCTGCAATTCAGCCTCGGCGTGTCCAGCCGCCTGCCGCGCCTGCACCTGCTGCTGAATCGGGCCCTGGATCAACTGGACAACGAGACCCGCCTGGCCCTGCGCGAGAAATGGATGCTCGACAGCCACCAGCGAGAGCTGCAATTGACCGCCAAGGAGCGCCTCTGGCTGGCCAATCACCCGGTCATCCGCCTGGCCTCGGACGCCGACTGGCTGCCGTTCGAGGCGATCGACGCCAAGGGCAGGCACATCGGCATCGCCGCCGACTTCATGCGCCTGCTGGAGCAGCGCCTGGGGGTACGTTTTATCAGCTCGCCCAAGCGCCCCTGGGAGCAGATCACCCGGCTGCTGCAACAGCGCCAGCTGGACCTGTTCAGCGCCGCCATGGCCACCGAGCCCAGGCGCGCCTATGCCCGCTTTACCCAGCCCTACATCTCCACCCCGACGGTGATCATTACCCGTGAGGGGAGCGGCTACATCGATGGCCTGATCGGCCTGCGGGGACTGAGGGTGGCGGTGGAGCGTGGCTACGCCACCCATGACCTGCTGCGCGACCACCGGGAGCTGCAACTACAGCCCCATGCCGACACCCACAGCGCCCTGATGGCCGTGCTGGAGGGCCGCGCCGACGCCTATGTGGCCAACCTGGCCGCCGCCAGCCATGCCCTGCGCCGCCATGGCATCACCAATCTCAAGGTCTCCGGGCAGCTGCCCTACCGCTTCGAGCTGGCCCTGGGGGTACGCAGCGACTGGCCGGAGTTGGTGCCCATACTGCAAAAGGGGCTGGACTCCATCAGCGAGGAGGAGCGCAACGCCATCCTCAAGCGCTGGATCAGCCTGCAGGCGGAACCGCCGCTGGACATGCGCCTTGCGCTCTATTTGCTGGCCGGTATCGGCCTGCTGATCGGCCTCATCCTGTACTGGAACCACGCCCTCAGGGTCAAGGTGCGCCAGCGTACCGCCCAGCTGCAACAGGAGCTGGCCGAGCGCCAGGTGGCCGAGGAGCAGGTCTTTCACCAGGCCCATTACGATGCCCTGACCGACCTGCCCAACCGCTTCCTCAGCCTGGACCGCCTCCAGCACATGCTCAGCGAGGCCCAGCGCGAGGCGGCCAAGGTGGCGGTGCTGTTTCTTGACCTGGACGACTTCAAGAAGATCAACGACAGCCTGGGCCACCACCTCGGCGACCGGGTACTGGTGGAGTCCGCCCAGCGTCTGCGTCAGGCGGTACGCCGGGGCGACAGCGTGGGCCGCCTGGGCGGTGATGAATTCATCATCCTGCTTGGCCGCATCATCGACGACGACCACGTCAGCGTCATCAGTGAAGGCATCCTGGCCAGCCTGCGCGAGTCCTTTCTGCTGGATGAGCGGGAATTTGTCCTCACCACCTGCATCGGCATCGCTCTCTATCCACAGGATGGCGATGTCCCGCTGGAGCTGCTGCGCAACGCCGAGACGGCCATGTATCACGCCAAGCAACAGGGCCACAACAGCTACGCCTACTACACCGAGGAGATGAACCGGGGCGTGGCCCGCCGCCTGCAACTGGAAGAGCAGATGCACGGTGCCCTGCCCCGTGGCGAGTTTTGCGTCAACTACCAGGCCCAGATAGACGTGGTCAGTCGCCAGGTGGTCGGCTTCGAGGCCCTGCTGCGCTGGCACAACCCCTTGCTGGGCGATGTCTTTCCCGACGAGTTCATCCCCATCGCCGAGCAGACCGGGCTGATCCTGCCGATTGGCGAATTCGTCCTCAACCAGGCCCTGCTCGACCTGAAACAGATGCAGATTGCCGCTGACCACCCCCTGGGCATGGCCATCAACCTCTCGCCGCGCCAGTTCCGCGACCCCCTGTTGCTGGACAAGATCGAACAGGCCATAGCCACGGCGGGGGTGAACAGGGAGCAGGTGGAGCTGGAGATCACCGAGGGGGTATTGATGAGCGGCCACAAGCAGGTGGGGCAGGCCCTGGAGGCGCTGAGCCGCTCCGGCGTGCGCATCGCCATGGACGATTTCGGCACCGGCTACTCATCACTGAGCTACCTGCGCCGCTACCCCTTCCATACCCTGAA
- a CDS encoding cyclic nucleotide-binding domain-containing protein translates to MSQLEQRQPDPLTLIRILKKIPFFAGLQDFEYKALLNICRILPQVAGTPLFYAGEPGHQMFLILSGKVEVRTPKGMINFTLGPGEVLGEVALVMSLPKRSANAVVIEESVLLAISREDLNNLLARAPRVSYLIMRNIAEVLAERMIANNRRLDGY, encoded by the coding sequence ATGTCGCAACTGGAACAACGTCAACCCGACCCGCTTACCCTGATCCGCATCCTGAAGAAGATCCCCTTCTTCGCCGGCCTGCAGGACTTTGAATACAAGGCCCTGCTGAACATCTGCCGCATCCTGCCCCAGGTGGCCGGCACGCCCCTGTTTTACGCCGGGGAGCCTGGGCATCAGATGTTTCTCATCCTCAGCGGCAAGGTGGAGGTGCGCACCCCCAAGGGCATGATCAACTTCACCCTGGGGCCGGGCGAGGTCCTTGGTGAGGTGGCCCTGGTCATGTCCCTGCCCAAGCGCAGCGCCAATGCCGTGGTGATCGAAGAGAGCGTGCTGCTGGCTATCTCCCGCGAGGACTTGAATAACCTGCTGGCGCGTGCGCCCAGGGTAAGCTATCTGATCATGCGTAACATCGCCGAGGTACTGGCCGAGCGCATGATCGCCAACAACCGGCGGCTGGACGGCTATTGA
- a CDS encoding iron-containing alcohol dehydrogenase codes for MSPIAPFAWGLAPRILFGAGSLERLAEEAAALGRRLLLVSGSRSLEQSGRLQRLEQAFAQAGLGWQRLSIPGEPTVEMIDQALAEYRGQGLELIVGIGGGSALDAAKALAGLLPLTDSVQDYLEGVGSDKAYAGPALPWIAVPTTAGTGSEVTRNAVISRHGPDGFKKSFRDERLIARLALVDPDLLLGCPLPQLAANGMDALTQLLESYISSRANPLSRALAWSGMEHFRQGFPRLWDSAGEDTEARSATALASLLSGLCLANTGLGAVHGLAAPLGAIRPIPHGVACGSLLAATVALNCQALSERAPDSPNLNDLAQLGRLLSGRDLPDPVQARQALVEQLEQWSEQWQIPRLGQFGLLAEDIPWVVARARGSSMQTNPIYLEDSELSELLQQRL; via the coding sequence TTGAGCCCGATCGCCCCCTTTGCCTGGGGCCTGGCCCCGCGCATCCTGTTTGGCGCAGGCAGCCTGGAGCGGCTGGCCGAGGAGGCCGCCGCCCTGGGCCGACGCCTGCTGCTGGTCAGCGGTAGCCGCTCCCTGGAGCAATCCGGTCGGCTGCAGCGGCTGGAGCAGGCCTTCGCCCAGGCCGGGCTGGGCTGGCAGCGGCTGAGTATCCCTGGCGAGCCGACGGTGGAGATGATCGACCAGGCCCTGGCTGAATATCGTGGCCAGGGCCTGGAGCTGATCGTCGGCATCGGCGGCGGCAGCGCCCTGGACGCGGCCAAGGCCCTCGCCGGGCTATTGCCCTTGACTGATTCGGTGCAGGACTATCTGGAGGGCGTCGGCAGCGACAAGGCCTACGCGGGCCCTGCCCTGCCCTGGATTGCCGTGCCCACCACCGCCGGTACCGGCAGCGAGGTCACGCGCAACGCGGTGATCTCCCGCCATGGCCCGGATGGCTTCAAGAAATCCTTTCGCGATGAGCGGCTCATCGCCCGCCTGGCCCTGGTGGATCCCGACCTGCTCCTGGGCTGCCCCCTGCCCCAGCTGGCGGCCAACGGCATGGATGCCCTCACCCAACTGCTGGAGTCCTATATCTCCAGCCGCGCCAACCCCCTCTCCCGCGCCCTGGCCTGGAGCGGCATGGAGCACTTCCGCCAGGGCTTTCCCCGGCTGTGGGACAGCGCCGGGGAGGATACCGAGGCGCGTAGCGCCACCGCCCTGGCCTCGCTGCTGTCCGGACTCTGTCTGGCCAACACCGGACTGGGCGCGGTGCATGGCCTGGCCGCGCCCCTGGGGGCGATCCGCCCCATCCCCCACGGCGTGGCCTGCGGCAGCCTGCTGGCCGCCACCGTGGCGCTGAACTGCCAGGCCCTGAGCGAGCGCGCGCCCGACAGCCCCAACCTGAACGACCTGGCCCAGCTCGGCCGCCTGCTCAGCGGTCGCGACCTGCCCGATCCGGTGCAGGCCCGTCAGGCCCTGGTGGAACAGCTGGAGCAATGGAGCGAGCAGTGGCAGATACCGCGCCTGGGCCAGTTCGGCCTGCTGGCCGAGGACATCCCCTGGGTAGTGGCCCGGGCCCGCGGCTCCAGCATGCAGACCAACCCCATCTACCTGGAAGACAGTGAATTGAGTGAATTGCTGCAGCAACGGCTGTGA